In a single window of the Deinococcus cellulosilyticus NBRC 106333 = KACC 11606 genome:
- a CDS encoding metallophosphoesterase, producing the protein MLKVYAIGDVHASWGHLWRALKATPLIDDQGNPTALMKSGDYQLVLTGDLIHPKTLMEYSLMTGIDNFDPENPQHLSSAARSQIRELNRLKRTFDACEGNMHILLGNHDDAALTHKFSLGSGFGTKHNEFDPSKGGREFPEELRTWMESFPREIIVGRTHFAHVGPMPTHAIFDEFFYSTREHKTWWEEHPDWVEMFGYVFGVYGHTVMKDGIHMDAEQRVAMIDALEAGQILELTFGPDLSQKPEARILSFKA; encoded by the coding sequence ATGCTTAAGGTTTACGCCATCGGAGACGTGCATGCCAGCTGGGGCCACCTCTGGCGTGCCCTCAAAGCCACCCCCCTGATTGACGACCAGGGGAACCCCACCGCCCTGATGAAGTCGGGAGATTACCAGCTTGTTCTGACCGGGGACCTCATCCACCCCAAGACCCTGATGGAATACTCCCTGATGACCGGCATCGACAATTTTGATCCTGAAAACCCCCAGCACCTGTCGAGTGCAGCCCGTTCCCAGATCCGTGAACTGAACCGCCTGAAGCGCACCTTCGATGCCTGTGAGGGCAACATGCACATTCTGCTGGGCAACCACGACGATGCAGCCCTGACCCACAAGTTCAGCCTGGGCTCGGGGTTTGGCACCAAGCACAATGAGTTTGACCCTTCCAAAGGCGGCCGGGAATTCCCTGAAGAGTTGCGGACCTGGATGGAAAGCTTCCCCAGAGAGATCATTGTGGGGCGCACCCACTTTGCCCATGTGGGACCCATGCCCACCCATGCCATCTTCGATGAGTTCTTCTATTCCACCCGGGAGCACAAAACCTGGTGGGAGGAACACCCAGACTGGGTGGAGATGTTCGGATATGTCTTCGGGGTTTATGGTCATACGGTGATGAAAGACGGCATCCACATGGACGCAGAGCAACGGGTCGCAATGATTGATGCGCTGGAAGCCGGTCAAATTCTGGAACTCACCTTTGGGCCGGACCTTTCCCAGAAACCAGAAGCCAGAATCTTAAGCTTTAAAGCCTAA